GAACGTATAGCTCTCGGGCTCGAAGGCCTGAAACTGCATGTTGACGTCATAGGCCGGGTTCGAGCCGCCGAAGTGGGGGCGGTGGTAGTCGGCCAGAAGCTGGATGCCGACGTTCTCGGTGAAGAGCACGTTGAAGTAGCCGTTCATGCCGTAGGTCGTCTTGGGCTTGAAGCGGAGGGTCTGGGCGGCCGAGCTGTCGATGTACCGGTCCGCCGGCGTGAACGGGGGCTTGTAGCTGTTGGCGTAGGACGAGTTCATAGTCGGGCCGACTAGGGTCCAGCCGAAGCCGAGCTCGAACCGGATGTCGCCCGCGGCCAGGGGGCCGGCGGCCCCGAGAAGGAGGGAGAAGGCAAGAAACAACGTTAGCTTTCGGGTCATGGTCTTGGCGCCTCCTAGCGGGGCCCAGCGTAGCACGGCCGGCCGGCAAAAGTCAACCCCCCGCCGGCGTCCAACTCCTTTAAGATCAATCCGTTTCGGATCGGCCGGGCTAGCCGAAGAAGACCTTGGCCATGTCGTAGAGATCGGCGTCGACCGTCTTGGGCTCGGCCAGGGCCTCCTCGAGAGGCACCGAGACGATGCGGTTGCCCCTCAGGCCGACCATGAAGCCGAACTTCTCCTGCTTGACCAGGTCGATCGCGGCGATGCCGTAGCGGGTGGCCAGGATGCGATCGAAGGCCGTCGGCGAGCCGCCCCGCTGGATATGGCCGAGGACCGTGACCCTGGTGTCGATGGCCGTCCGCATCTCGATCTCGCGGGCGATCATGTTGCCGATGCCGCCCAGGCGGACATGCCCGAAGGCGTCCTTTTCGGCCGTCTGGGTGATCAGGCTGGCGTCCTGGGGCTTGGCCCCTTCGGCGACGACGACGATGCTGAACAGCTTGCCGCGCTCCCGGCGCTTCAGGATCTGGGCGCAGATCTCGTCCAGGTCGAAGGGGAATTCCGGGATGAGGATGATGTCGGCCCCGCCGGCCAGCCCGCCCTCGACGGCGATCCAGCCGGCATGGCGGCCCATGACCTCGACGACCATGACCCGGTGATGGGCCTCGGCCGTGGTGTGGAGGCGGTCGAGCGCCTCGGTGACGACGGTGATGGCGGTGTCGAAGCCGAAGGTATAGTCGGTCCCGGAGAGGTCGTTGTCGATCGTCTTGGGCACGCCGACGACGCGCAGGCCCTTGTCGCTGAGCTTCTTGGCCACGCCGAGCGTGTCTTCGCCGCCGATGGCGATCACGGCGTCGACCTCGAACTTCTCGACCTGGGAGAAGATCTTGCCGATGCCGTCATCGACCCGGAAGGGGTTGGTGCGGGAAGTGCCGAGGATGGTGCCGCCCCGGGGCAGGATGCCGGAAATGGAATTGAGATCGAGCGGATAGATCTTGCCCTCGATGAGGCCGAGCCAGCCGTTCTTGATGCCCAGGATGTCGAAGCCGTAGACGACGATGCCCTTGCGCGTCACGGCCCGGATGACCGCGTTGAGCCCCGGGCAATCGCCCCCGCCGGTCAGGATGCCAACTCTCATTTTCGCAAACCTCCGAACAATGCTCCCGCTTTTCCCCGAAATCGACGAAGATTATACGCGCGCGCCGCCGGCATTTCAAGCGCGCCCGTCCGGAGGGGACGCGCCGCGGGGCGCCATCGGCCGATCGGCGCCCGGCCGGGGCCGGGCCTCTGGACACGGCCCCCGGGAGGGAGTATCCTGGTTTCAAGTTTCAGAGAACAGCCGCCGTCGAATGATCGAGCTGCGAGGCGTTTCCAAGAGATTTTCGGTCTTCACCGTCGTCGACGACGTCAGCTTCGCCGTCCGTCCCGGCGAGGTCCTGGGCTACCTGGGGCCGAACGGCGCGGGCAAGACCACGACCATCCGGATGCTGGCCGGCCTGCTCGAGCCGACCCGGGGGGACATCCTCTTCGAGGGGCGCGACATCCGGAAGGATATCTTTTTCTACAAGAAGCGCCTCGGCTATGTCCCCGAACAGTCGGAGATCTACCCGCACCTCAGCGCCTGCGACTACCTGACCATGGTCGGGCGGCTGCGGCGCCTGCCGGAGAGGTCCCTCAGGGACAAGATCTCCGGCTTCATGGACATCTTCGGCCTGCGCCATGACATGGACAGCCCCCTGTCGACCTATTCTAAGGGCATGCGGCAGAAGGTCCTGATCGCGGCCGCCATGCTCCACGACCCCGACATCCTGCTCCTCGACGAGCCCTTGTCCGGCCTGGACGTGACGACCGGGCTCGTCATCCGCGACCTGATCAGAAAGCTGGCCGCGGAGAACAAGATCATCATCTATTCCTCCCACGTGCTCGAGGTCACCGAGCAGGTCTGCTCGCGGATCATCATCCTCCATCGGGGCCGGGTCGTGGCCAACGATTCCGTGGCCAACCTGCGGAGCCTGATGCACCTGCCCTCGCTCGCCGAGATCTTCAGCCAGCTCGTCGTCCATGAAGACACGGCGCTCGCGGCCGAACGGATCGTCCGGACCATGAAGGGAAGAGACTGACGGCCGTGGGGGAGGAACTGGCCCAGCTCCGCATCCTGACCCGCCACTTCTTCGAGCGCCTCTTCCGGAACGATATCGTCGACTTCGAGGACCAGATGAAGGCCCGCCTAGTCGCCGTCCTGTCGGTCCTGGCCGTCATCATGGGCTGGAGCTCCTATCTGCTGATCTTCTTCAGGTACGAGCTCTCTCCCGACGCCGGCCTGTCCTGGCAGGAGAAGAACCACGTCTTCATCCTGATGATGATCATCTTCGCCATCGTCACGCTCCTCGAATGGGAGACGCTCTTCCCCGACCGCCGGGACTTCGTCAACCTGACGCCCCTGCCGGTCCGGCTGCGGACGGTCTTCGCCGCCAAGCTGGTCTCGTTCGTCGCCTTCATCGGCCTTTTCTCTGCGGCCATGAACAGCTTCTCTTCGGTCGCGTTCGCGTTCTTTCTGGCCCAGTGGAGGTCGAACAGCGTGTTCTTCCTGCTCCGCCATGTCCTGGCCCATCTGGCCAGCGCGTTCGCGGCCTGCTTCTGCGTCTTCTTCGCCTGCGTGTTCATCAATTTCTTCCTCATGGCCGTCCTGCCGCCGGGGCTCTACCGCCGGGTCTCGATCCTGGTCCGCTTCGCCCTGGTCGGCTTTTTCGTCTTCCTGCTCCTTTCGTTCCTGGTCGAGCCCGGGAGCTTGAGCGGCGCGATCCGGTCGCTGGCCAAGCTCAAGGACCACGGGTCGCCGCTTGTCTTCCGCATCCCGTCCATGTGGTTCGTCGGGCTCTACGAGGTCCTCCTGGGCACGAAGGACGCCGCGTTCATCGCCCTGGCCCGGATAGCCGGCCTTGCCTTCGGGCTTTCGCTCGGCGCCTTCGGCCTGGCCTGCGGCCTGAGCTATCTCCGGCATTTCCGGAAGACCCTGGAATCGGCGAAAAAGAAGCCCCGGTCGCGCCGCCTGCGCGAGGCCGCCGCGGGGCTTCTCCAGCAGGCCGTGTTCTGGAACCCCGAGGAACGGGCCGTTGGAGCGTTCTTTTCCAAGACCCTCCGGTCTAGCGCGAAACACCGGGCGGTGCTCGTCAACGGCCTGGCCGTCGCCGCGGCGCTGGTGACGCTGTCGATCGTCGCCAACAGGGGGAACCTCCAGGCCTTGACCCCCGGCCGCTCGTCCTTCCTGGCCCAATCGCTCCTGGTCGTCTTCGTCCTGCTCGCCGGTCTCCGCGTCGTGGTCGACGTGCCCGCCGCGCTCGAGGGCAACTGGGTCTTCCGGGTGACCGAAACGCCTGAACGAGGGCGCTACGTCTCGGGCCTCAAGAAAGCCGTGTTGCTCCAGTGGTTCCTGCCCCTGGCGGCCCTCATTTTCCTGGCCCATCTCTGGCTTTGGCGGGATGCCCGGGCGGCGTCGCTTCACGCGGTCTTCTGCCTGGCCCTTTCGGCTCTCGGCATCGAGGCCTTCTTTTATCATTTCCGGAAGGTGCCGTTCGCCAGCACGCACGTCCCGGGCAAGCTGCGGATTCAGACCCGGGGCATCCCTTATCTTGCCGGCCTGCTGGCGCTCCTGGCGGCGCTTTCCGCCCTCGAAAAGGCGCTCCTGGCGCATCCCGGCGCCTTCCTGGCCTTCCTCCCGGCGGCGGCCGGCCTCTGGGCCGTTCTGAGGATCGACAACGCGCGCTTCCTCAAGGGCAGCGGGCTCGTCTACGAGGAAGAGCCGGAACCGGCCATGATCGGCTTCCCGGAGGACGCCTGACCATGGGAACCTTGCGCGTCGCCGGCCGGCTTTTGATCATCGCCCTGTCCCTGGCCTTGTCCCTGATCGGCTGCCGCAGCGGGAATGTCGAAGGATGGAGCAGCAAGGCCCGGACGATGATCCTGACGAGCGGCCCTACGGAGATCGTCATTTCATCGTCCAGGGTCCCCGGCTATTGGGCCCGGCAGGCGGCCAGCGATCAGGATATCTTTCTTTACACCCGGGCCAGGTCTTTTGAAAAAGGGAACCGGGTCAAGGTCGAGGGCCCCTTCGGCGGCGCCGCGGCCGCCGTCTTCAATGAAGACGCCGGGACCTACAGGCATTCCCGGGAAGTTCCGCTCTCGGTCCTTGTCGTCTGGAAGATGGAGAGGTGCGATGACGCGCCGCGTCCCTGAGATCCTTCTGACGGCGCTTCTGGCCGGGCTGGCCTTCCTTGCCGCCGGCTGCGACCCCGAAGGGCGTTCCTGGATCGAGCCCGAAGATCTCGAGGTCAAGGTCCTTTCCGGCGCCATGTTCGTCAGGACCAGCCGGGGCGACTATGTCGACGGCTTTCTGGCCGAATACACGAAGGACTTCGAGACCAGGCGGATGTTCATGGCCATGGAGATCACGCGCTACGTCAAGGGCGAACGGCTCGCCGTCACGGGGCGATTCGCCGGCGGAAGCGTCCGGTTGGCCCCCGGGGAGCGGGCCCGGGAGACGGTCCCGGTGTTCGAGGTCGAGAGGGCGGCCCCGCGCGTTTCCAAGGCGCCGGACCTCCCGCCCCGGAGATGAGCCGGCCCGACGGCCCTCGTCCCGCCTTGACCGCCCCGGCCCTTTTGTTTATGGTAGGGGAGACATCCATCGCGATCAACGAGGAGGGCGCATGGCGGCGACGATCATCAGCGGCAAGGACGTTTCGGCCCGGATCCGGGAAGAGCTCAAGGGCCGCGCGGCCCGTCTCAGGGAAAAGGGGCGCCTGCCCGGCCTGGCCGTCGTCCTAGTCGGCGAGGACCCGGCCTCGGTGTCCTACGTCACGGCCAAGGGCAAGGCGGCCGAGGAGATCGGCATCTTCGAGACGACCATCCGCATGCCGGCCGATTCCTCGGAAGAGTCCATCCTCCGCCAGGTCGACGAGCTCAACCGCGACCAGCGCTACGACGGCTTCCTCGTCCAGCTGCCCCTGCCGAAGCACGTCGACGCCGGGAAGGTCATCAACCTCATCTCGCCGGAGAAGGACGTCGACGGCTTCCACCCGGTCAACGTCGGCAAGATGCTGCGGGGCGAGCCCTGCCCGCTGCCGTGCACCCCCTACGGCGTCGTCCAGCTCCTGGTCCGCGGCGGCTACGGCCCGGACGGCAAGCACGTCGTCATCTGCGGCCGGAGCAACATCGTCGGCAAGCCGCTGGCGGCCATGCTCATCCAGAAGCGGAAGGGGGCCAACGCCACGGTGACCGTGTGCCACACCGCGACGCCCGACATCCGCCGCTTCACGCTCCAGGCCGACATCCTCGTCGCCGCCATGGGCGTGCCGCGGGCCATCCGGGCCGACATGGTCCCCGACGGCTGCGTCGTCATCGACGTCGGGGTCAACCGCGTCCCGGACCCGGCGGCGGCCAAGGGCTTCCGCCTCGTCGGCGACTGCGATTTCGAGCCGATCAAGGAGAAGGCCGCGGCCATCACGCCGGTGCCGGGCGGCGTCGGGCCCATGACGGTGACGATGCTGATGATGAACACCATCGAGGCCGCCGAGCGCAAGGCCGGGCTGGCCTGAGGCGCCGGGGGAGAGGCCATGAAGATCGGCAAGATCGACCAGACCGATTTCCGCGCGCTGGTGATGGGCAAGTTCGGCCGGCGCGACCCGACCGTCCTCGTCCCGCCCCGGGCCGGCGTCGACGCCGGCGTCGTCGATCTCGGCGGCGGCCGGGTGCTGGTCGTCGCCGAGGACCCGATCTTCACCATGCCCCGGCTGCCGCTGGAGATGTTCGGCCGGTTCACGGTCCACATCGGGGCGAGCGACGTCGCGGTCATGGGCGTCCGGCCGCGCTACATGACCTACTCGCTGCTGCTGCCGCCCGAGACGGTCCGGGAGGACATCCGGCGGATCATCGATTCCATCCACGGCGCGGCCCGCGGCCTCGGCCTGGCCATCGTCGGCGGCCACACCGGCTATTATCCGGGATTCACGGCGCCGACGATCGGCGGCATCACCGTGTTCGCCCTGGGCCGGAAAAAGGACGTCGTCACCCCGGCCGGGGCCCGGCCCGGCGACGAGGTCATC
This genomic window from Acidobacteriota bacterium contains:
- a CDS encoding 6-phosphofructokinase yields the protein MRVGILTGGGDCPGLNAVIRAVTRKGIVVYGFDILGIKNGWLGLIEGKIYPLDLNSISGILPRGGTILGTSRTNPFRVDDGIGKIFSQVEKFEVDAVIAIGGEDTLGVAKKLSDKGLRVVGVPKTIDNDLSGTDYTFGFDTAITVVTEALDRLHTTAEAHHRVMVVEVMGRHAGWIAVEGGLAGGADIILIPEFPFDLDEICAQILKRRERGKLFSIVVVAEGAKPQDASLITQTAEKDAFGHVRLGGIGNMIAREIEMRTAIDTRVTVLGHIQRGGSPTAFDRILATRYGIAAIDLVKQEKFGFMVGLRGNRIVSVPLEEALAEPKTVDADLYDMAKVFFG
- a CDS encoding ABC transporter ATP-binding protein; translated protein: MIELRGVSKRFSVFTVVDDVSFAVRPGEVLGYLGPNGAGKTTTIRMLAGLLEPTRGDILFEGRDIRKDIFFYKKRLGYVPEQSEIYPHLSACDYLTMVGRLRRLPERSLRDKISGFMDIFGLRHDMDSPLSTYSKGMRQKVLIAAAMLHDPDILLLDEPLSGLDVTTGLVIRDLIRKLAAENKIIIYSSHVLEVTEQVCSRIIILHRGRVVANDSVANLRSLMHLPSLAEIFSQLVVHEDTALAAERIVRTMKGRD
- a CDS encoding tetrahydrofolate dehydrogenase/cyclohydrolase catalytic domain-containing protein, giving the protein MAATIISGKDVSARIREELKGRAARLREKGRLPGLAVVLVGEDPASVSYVTAKGKAAEEIGIFETTIRMPADSSEESILRQVDELNRDQRYDGFLVQLPLPKHVDAGKVINLISPEKDVDGFHPVNVGKMLRGEPCPLPCTPYGVVQLLVRGGYGPDGKHVVICGRSNIVGKPLAAMLIQKRKGANATVTVCHTATPDIRRFTLQADILVAAMGVPRAIRADMVPDGCVVIDVGVNRVPDPAAAKGFRLVGDCDFEPIKEKAAAITPVPGGVGPMTVTMLMMNTIEAAERKAGLA